From Cellulophaga lytica DSM 7489, a single genomic window includes:
- a CDS encoding rhomboid family intramembrane serine protease, whose product MGRLTDVIKHLIIINVIFFLATQTLGDQMYQWFSLWFPENENFQLWQLVSHMFMHGGFMHIAFNMYALYAFGTPLEQMWGKNKFLFFYFSAGIGAALIHTGVNYFYFNQGLDAIVNSGVSKEQVMGIVAEGKYMPDWYNVASKSTIDNFLSAYNTPAVGASGAIYGILVAFGMMFPNAELMMIFLPIPIKAKYFIPVLIGIDLFSGLTGYSLFGGGIAHFAHIGGAIFGFIMMWYWKKNQFNNNRWN is encoded by the coding sequence GAGACCAAATGTACCAATGGTTTTCTTTGTGGTTTCCAGAAAATGAAAATTTTCAGCTATGGCAGTTAGTATCACATATGTTTATGCACGGTGGTTTTATGCATATAGCATTTAATATGTATGCTTTATATGCTTTTGGTACACCTTTAGAGCAAATGTGGGGTAAAAACAAGTTCTTATTCTTTTACTTTTCTGCAGGTATTGGTGCGGCGTTAATACATACAGGTGTTAACTATTTTTACTTTAACCAAGGTTTAGATGCCATTGTAAACTCTGGTGTTTCTAAAGAGCAAGTAATGGGTATTGTTGCTGAAGGAAAATATATGCCAGATTGGTATAACGTAGCATCTAAAAGTACAATAGATAATTTTTTAAGCGCATATAACACGCCTGCTGTAGGTGCTTCTGGTGCTATTTATGGTATTTTAGTTGCTTTTGGTATGATGTTCCCTAATGCAGAATTAATGATGATATTTTTACCTATACCTATAAAAGCTAAGTACTTTATTCCTGTTTTAATTGGTATAGATTTGTTTTCAGGCTTAACAGGCTATTCTTTATTTGGTGGAGGTATTGCACATTTTGCACATATAGGTGGTGCTATATTTGGTTTTATAATGATGTGGTACTGGAAAAAAAATCAGTTTAATAACAATCGCTGGAATTAA
- a CDS encoding rhomboid family intramembrane serine protease has translation MNGDLKYQYARLNIAEKLIAINVVIFLLNLILVNLFRLPNIVNWFNLPENIGDFILQPWSIVTYSFFHSGFGHIFWNMLMLYFFGRTFLNLFDAKKFLNVYFLGVIVGGFLFMIGYNTIPALLNQNGVLIGASAGVTAILIYVCTYLPNQTVRLLIIDLKLWHLGVIIVVLDLLRLSNGQNVGGMLSHLGGAALGYFYAKQLMNGKDIGAGFGRFMDSIANLFRRDKKAPMKTVYKSAKPKSKTTGSTTANVDRKKADKQRKIDAILDKISKSGYESLSKEEKDFLFIAGKED, from the coding sequence ATGAACGGAGATTTAAAATATCAATACGCAAGATTAAATATTGCTGAAAAATTAATAGCTATTAATGTTGTTATTTTTCTACTTAATTTAATATTGGTTAATCTTTTTAGATTGCCCAACATTGTAAACTGGTTTAATTTGCCAGAAAATATTGGTGATTTTATTCTGCAACCTTGGTCTATAGTAACTTATTCTTTTTTTCATAGTGGTTTTGGTCATATTTTTTGGAATATGCTAATGCTATACTTTTTTGGAAGAACATTTTTAAATTTATTTGATGCTAAAAAGTTTTTAAATGTATACTTTTTAGGCGTAATAGTAGGCGGGTTTCTGTTTATGATAGGCTATAATACAATACCTGCTTTGCTAAATCAGAATGGAGTATTAATAGGTGCTTCTGCAGGCGTAACTGCAATTTTAATTTATGTATGTACTTATTTGCCAAACCAAACTGTACGTTTACTAATTATAGATTTAAAATTATGGCATTTAGGTGTTATTATTGTTGTTTTAGATTTGTTAAGGTTGTCTAATGGGCAAAATGTAGGAGGTATGCTGAGTCACTTAGGTGGTGCAGCATTAGGTTATTTTTACGCCAAGCAACTTATGAATGGCAAAGATATAGGAGCTGGTTTTGGTAGGTTTATGGATAGCATAGCAAATTTATTTAGGAGAGATAAAAAAGCGCCTATGAAAACGGTTTATAAAAGCGCAAAACCTAAGTCTAAAACTACTGGCTCTACCACAGCTAACGTTGACCGTAAAAAAGCAGATAAACAGCGTAAAATTGATGCTATTTTAGATAAAATTAGCAAATCTGGATACGAGAGTTTATCTAAAGAAGAAAAAGATTTTTTATTTATAGCAGGTAAAGAGGACTAG
- a CDS encoding endonuclease/exonuclease/phosphatase family protein, whose amino-acid sequence MAKNKRILLSALVLFLGYFLVDSFIKFNFSTEKNNETSLTVMTYNTRGFNKYEWSSDKALGDKIIDFVLKEDPDIICIQEFSRVRYHQLKHRYKYNYVAPGFYVNKVNQAIYSKYPILNTGELPFKLTNNIASFADIAYKNDTIRVYNLHLESLKVVPDMETISNEESSKLYGRITKSFKKQQDQAKIVQEHIKGNPYKTIVCGDFNNNQYSNVYRTIKGDLLDTFNEKGSAYGRTYNFKYYPVRIDFILASKEFEVIAHKNYDNKLSDHFPVMASFNLRINK is encoded by the coding sequence TTGGCTAAAAATAAAAGAATTTTACTTTCTGCACTTGTACTTTTTTTAGGCTATTTTTTAGTAGATTCATTTATAAAATTTAATTTTTCTACAGAAAAGAATAATGAAACTAGTTTAACTGTAATGACTTACAATACTAGAGGATTTAATAAATATGAATGGTCTAGTGATAAGGCTTTGGGAGATAAAATTATTGACTTTGTACTGAAAGAAGACCCAGACATTATTTGTATACAAGAGTTTAGTAGGGTTCGCTACCACCAATTGAAGCACAGGTATAAATACAATTATGTTGCACCCGGATTTTATGTAAATAAAGTAAACCAAGCTATATATTCTAAATACCCAATACTAAACACAGGTGAGTTGCCATTTAAGCTTACAAACAACATTGCTAGTTTTGCAGATATAGCTTATAAGAACGATACAATAAGGGTTTATAATTTGCACTTAGAGTCTTTAAAGGTTGTGCCAGATATGGAGACAATTTCTAATGAAGAGTCTTCTAAATTATACGGTAGAATTACAAAGTCTTTTAAAAAGCAGCAAGACCAAGCCAAAATTGTACAAGAGCATATAAAGGGAAACCCATATAAAACTATTGTTTGCGGGGATTTTAATAACAATCAATACTCTAATGTGTACAGAACAATTAAGGGAGATTTACTAGATACTTTTAATGAAAAAGGATCTGCTTATGGCAGAACTTATAATTTTAAATATTACCCAGTTCGTATAGATTTTATTTTGGCGAGCAAAGAGTTTGAAGTTATCGCACATAAAAATTATGATAATAAATTATCAGACCATTTTCCTGTAATGGCTAGTTTTAATTTAAGAATTAATAAATAA